The sequence attagaagtttaaattaattgaataattaaagaagttctatttgttcaatGAATTTCTCCTCCCCTAACCCTTTCTTTATGCTTGTCTACTACTTCTTATATtggtatacatacatacatacatacatatacatatatatttatatatgtatatatatatatatatatatatatatatatatatatatatatatatatatatatatatatatatgtatataggtatacacacacacacacacacacacacacacacacacacacatatatatatatacatatatatatatatatacatatatatatatatacatatatatatatatgtatacatgtatatatatatatatacatatatatatatatgtatacatgtatatatatatatacatatatctatatatatatgtatacatgtatatatatatatatacatatatctatatatatatgtatacatgtatgtatgtatatatatatatatatatatatatatatatatatatatatatcaacgcCCAAGATGAGCCTTTCTGTCTTGATAATATTTATTCACGAGTTATTGACAACTGTAGTCACcaaataaaatagaattaataACTACAAAAATTATCATTAAATAATTTGGTAAGAGCATACAAACATAGTCTCGTCCTTGGATGTAGGCCCTCTAAGTGGCAAGTTCGAGCGCAGTTCACTCTGGCACCAGATGCCAGAGTTACTGGTGCAAAATGGGGTCACCTAGCTACAACACAAGCTTTAATGAGATTGGATTGACCCATGCATTAGGTTGCGTTTGTAACGTTCTAATTTTGTTCTGTTAATTCAATCTCCAACTATTTTTGTTTATCTTCTATTTTGTTGAAAGTAAAAACATATAATCTCTAATGATTCATGACaaccattatatatatatatatatatatatatatatatatatatatatatatatatatatatatatataaaaccagATCACGGGGGAAACATATCAATTGGACCTACATTCGAACTAGACCTCACTTAGGTTGGACCTATCCTGTACCTAAAATTGAATCCTGACCAAGTTAAAGTGGGACTTGGAGCCAACCTGGAAGGATATGATAGTCCCATTAGGTATATATGGGTGGGCTTCCAATAACGGGCATTAAGAAGTGCCTCTAGAACTcgataaaataaagaaagtcTCTAGAAAAACACTAGGAGTGCAAATGGGTTAGGTTGACTTGGGATCCGACCcaatccgatccgacccgattaaACTCGATTTGACCTATTTTAAAAGACCCGTGGGACTGAATTGGGTTATAAAATTGAACTCGTTCCATTTTCGGGGTTCGGTCTGAGTTTTCTGAATTCTGGTCCGACCCGATCCGTTCcgtttgaaatttggataattttgaattttcaacCCTACGACTCGCCTCGACCTGATCCGAATCTGCAAAACTATTTGGGCCCGCAGGCCGCAGGAATGCAAGCCAAACAAGCCAATTGGGTGCTTAAGGCCCGGCCCAAAGCTCTATGAGTCACTgactcttaagagttaagagttAAGTCTTTTTGGTTTCCACTCTCTACTATTTCGAATTTTTGACTTAATACAAAGCCTTCATTAATTCAGAGAAAGAAAAGGTCACCCCCGTCTTTGATCCTTCTTTCCTCCCCTCCTTACCGAACCCGCCAGCTATTTTCTTCATCGAAGCCGGTGCCCTAGGTGACGCTCCCTTTCCCCCTTGCTCTATTTGTTTCTCACATCCCCGTGCCTCTAGTCTTCTGCACCTGCCCCttttctccctcctctgttttgtTCTCTCTCTACCATCCTTCACTGTCTTTTTCTTCTCGATAGAGGCATCGTGTACCATGGTTCTTGGTCCTCCTCCGCCCACACATCCTTCTCCTCgctctcctctccctccccctctctctatgCCCACTCTTTTTATTTCACTATAGCCTTTTTCTCTCAACCCATAGTTCTTTAGGTACTTGATTAATGCATTGCTAGGTTATAACATCTTGGTTGACTTTCAAAAAAGTTTTTTCTTCGTTAAATTGGCTCATATTGGTCAGATTTGTTTCCTCAAGACCATTGCTTTATGTGATTGCATGCATTTTCTAGTTCTTATTTAGCTAATTTACCAAGAATCcactttacaaaagaaatctaaCTGATGGATTATTTTTCTCAAGTGTATTATTTTTTCCTAGACAGTGCCATTTTAATTTTAGTTGAACAAGCTTTTAAGGGATTGAGTGATACTAGGATGATACTAAAATCAATTGATTTGATAAATTTGTTACACTTGGATAATCCTTTGATGAACTGGACCTAAACAAATAGATCTGTCCTGGATtcgaattttttgggttggaaCCGAGTTATACATAGACCCAAACCGACCTAACCAGTTCCGACTCGACCTAAATGATCCGTTGGGTCAAAATTGTAGCCATGGATTCGACCCAATCTGACTCGATTTTCTATTAGATTGAATCTGGGTGCAAATTTAAGATTCGAACAAGAAACCAGATTAGATCGGAATCACTCATGATCCGGTATAATCCAaaccatttgcacccctaaaaAACCATACTTGACGATTTTCTAGAACCTAGATTTTCTCTGGAAGACCTCTTTTGTTGATGAGTTGGAGCCTTTATCTCTGAGTCAATTCCCACCTGAACCTCTTTTTTAATATCTGATAAAACTAGTCCCTCCCCAGTCATACAATGGCTCTGTCTCCAATCTGTAACCGTGCTTCACCGCGTGTTGTAACAAACTCCAATTTAATAAACAAACAAATCCCCCGGGCTCTTCCTCCGATCCGCTTCCAACCCTCGCTCTTCCCCTTCCTTCTTCGATGGATCTTGCCGGCGGCGAGTACATGCCTTCCAATGCGACTCCCACCACTAAAGAGGCGCGTCTCCGTCGCGCCCACTTCCCCGGCGCCGTCAAGCAGCGCGCCTACCGCTTCGACGGCCTCGGCAACTACACCACCAAACAATGGGACCTCACACAAGCCAACGGCAGCGGCAACGGCGAAGAGTTCTACTGGTACCACGTCGAGCTACCCAAGGGGAACCAGAAGCTAGCCGGCTTCGCTCAATACCTCATCGACGTCCTCTGCCCGCCGTTAAAGCTCCACGACATCCTCGCTTTAGTTAGCAATGGCCCCTTCGTCGGCCACGTCGACGGCGCGTTTGTTTTCCGGGTGAACTCCCCGGGCCCGGCGGCGAGCAATTTCACTCTCCGGCTTGCGGCGAGGGTGACGGAGAACTCGGTCGTCACGGTGTCGCTCGGGAGGGTGCCGAGGCTCGGGTTCTCGCCGACGGGGCAGTCGCTGCTTTCGGAGATTCCGAGCGTCGGGGGCGATGGGGAGAAGGCAGCGAATGGGAGTTTTGTGATTCCGGAGCATGTGCTGGAGTTCTTGTTGACGATGAATCACTCGGAGGAGGCCGACAACCCGGTGCCGAAGACGGTGTCGAATTTGGTCGTCCATATTATTGATACACATTTGGATCATATGCAGGATATAGTGACTAAGATGGAGATGGAATTGGACTCTGTGGAGCTCGAATTGGATAAAGGTAATTCATGTTCCTGACAAATCTTGCTCATGtaatatttctctctctttttttgttggATTAGTGCTTACTAATTACTGCTTAATCATATTCTTAGTTTACAAATTGCTATTTAACTGGATGTAACTGTTCTTGATGTATTCTGAGAAACTGATGATTCTTGTGACATAAGTTACACGATTAGGAAAACTTGGTTGgataagaaataaaaatttgttaataatttGTGGAGGATTGGGAGAAGTTGGACCTGGAGAAAAGGTATTCTTAGGTTTAGAATGAAATTAATGAGGATTTGAGAGGGTAGATCAACTAAGTTGTGTGTattggaaaagaaggaagacgtATTAAAATTGCATTGGTGGTGTTGGCGAAAATAGACGTACATTTTAAGGAGATGAGAATTTAGGGAGTTCTAAGAGTGGACCAAGTCCATCAGAAAGGATGCCACCTCATGATGGAAGACTTATTTCAGATCTGAGAATAAAAAAGTGATAAGTATGCATATCACCACATGTTGGGTCTAGTGTAAGTTTAAATATTTGTTGAAGAAAAGATTTATTCcatcaagaaaaaagagagaaaatatcTAC is a genomic window of Phoenix dactylifera cultivar Barhee BC4 unplaced genomic scaffold, palm_55x_up_171113_PBpolish2nd_filt_p 000988F, whole genome shotgun sequence containing:
- the LOC103699545 gene encoding uncharacterized protein LOC103699545, producing MDLAGGEYMPSNATPTTKEARLRRAHFPGAVKQRAYRFDGLGNYTTKQWDLTQANGSGNGEEFYWYHVELPKGNQKLAGFAQYLIDVLCPPLKLHDILALVSNGPFVGHVDGAFVFRVNSPGPAASNFTLRLAARVTENSVVTVSLGRVPRLGFSPTGQSLLSEIPSVGGDGEKAANGSFVIPEHVLEFLLTMNHSEEADNPVPKTVSNLVVHIIDTHLDHMQDIVTKMEMELDSVELELDKGGSSLKKQMLDDRRFPKMHLNLQHLLQVVSHGEQVFPRVKEKCATKSWFASEDIVALEELIGRLRRLKENLGFITNRVTAVQAGLDSWQSEQINRKLYYLSFLSMIFLPLSIVTGIFGMNVGGVPWTNQRDPELKDGFINVMIVCAVILFLLLFCFIFPSLYTRISAWRRKYALKKSWSLNRKSFFKRTLPNGGLWRGEGYTRI